The following are encoded together in the Actinoplanes sp. N902-109 genome:
- the gltX gene encoding glutamate--tRNA ligase, translated as MTVRVRFAPSPTGMFHVGGARSALQNWIVARQTGGAFVLRIEDTDAARNRPEWTEGIISALDWIGIERGTYEGPYYQSTYASEHTAAATRLYGEGRAYYCDCTRDDVIARTGNTHTGYDGFCRDRGLGPGEGRALRFRTPDEGETVVVDLVRGEPTFDNKLIEDFVIARSNGSAVFLLANVVDDMTMGITHVIRAEEHLPNTPKQQLLWEALGVKPPVWAHVPVIVNEKRQKLSKRRDKVALESYRDEGYLAAAMRNYLMLLGWAPTGDREIVPWETIEAEFKLEDVNHSPAFFDVKKLRAFNGEYIRALSSEEFAALCAPWLQGTDTIPAPPWDPAAFDLQVFADVAPLAQTRIAVLSEIVEYVDFFFLAEPVHDEQSWNKAMKEGAGDILDAAAAAFGALDGWAAEPLKGALERVGEERGLKLGKTQAPVRVAVTGRTVGLPLFESLEVLGRDKTLARLAAARAKLG; from the coding sequence GTGACCGTACGAGTTCGCTTCGCCCCTTCACCGACCGGAATGTTTCATGTCGGCGGCGCCCGCTCGGCGCTGCAGAACTGGATCGTCGCCCGCCAGACCGGTGGCGCCTTCGTCCTGCGTATCGAGGACACCGACGCGGCCCGCAACCGTCCCGAATGGACCGAGGGCATCATCTCCGCGCTGGACTGGATCGGCATCGAGCGCGGCACGTACGAGGGCCCCTACTACCAGTCGACCTATGCGAGCGAGCACACCGCCGCCGCCACCCGGCTGTACGGCGAGGGCCGCGCCTACTACTGCGACTGCACGCGCGACGACGTGATCGCCCGCACCGGCAACACGCACACCGGCTACGACGGCTTCTGCCGCGACCGCGGGCTGGGCCCGGGCGAGGGCCGGGCGCTGCGGTTCCGCACCCCCGACGAGGGCGAGACGGTCGTGGTCGACCTGGTCCGCGGCGAGCCGACGTTCGACAACAAGCTGATCGAGGACTTCGTCATCGCCCGCAGCAACGGCTCGGCGGTGTTCCTGCTGGCCAACGTCGTCGACGACATGACCATGGGGATCACCCACGTCATCCGCGCCGAGGAGCACCTGCCCAACACGCCCAAGCAGCAGCTGCTCTGGGAGGCGCTGGGGGTCAAGCCGCCGGTGTGGGCGCACGTGCCGGTCATCGTCAACGAGAAGCGGCAGAAGCTGTCGAAGCGCCGCGACAAGGTGGCCCTGGAGTCGTACCGCGACGAGGGTTACCTGGCCGCCGCGATGCGCAACTACCTGATGCTGCTGGGCTGGGCGCCCACCGGTGACCGCGAGATCGTCCCGTGGGAGACCATCGAGGCGGAGTTCAAGCTCGAGGACGTCAACCACTCCCCCGCGTTCTTCGACGTCAAGAAGCTGCGCGCGTTCAACGGCGAGTACATCCGGGCGCTCTCCAGCGAGGAGTTCGCCGCGCTGTGCGCGCCGTGGCTGCAGGGCACCGACACCATCCCGGCCCCGCCGTGGGACCCGGCCGCGTTCGACCTGCAGGTCTTCGCCGACGTGGCGCCGCTGGCCCAGACCCGCATCGCGGTGCTGAGCGAGATCGTCGAGTACGTCGACTTCTTCTTCCTGGCCGAGCCGGTGCACGACGAGCAGTCCTGGAACAAGGCGATGAAGGAGGGCGCCGGTGACATCCTGGACGCCGCCGCCGCCGCGTTCGGCGCGCTCGACGGGTGGGCGGCCGAGCCGCTGAAGGGTGCGCTCGAGCGGGTCGGTGAGGAGCGCGGGCTCAAGCTGGGCAAGACCCAGGCCCCGGTACGGGTCGCGGTGACCGGCCGCACGGTGGGCCTGCCGCTGTTCGAGTCGCTTGAGGTGCTGGGCCGCGACAAGACGCTCGCGCGCCTCGCGGCGGCCCGGGCCAAGCTCGGCTGA
- a CDS encoding AraC family transcriptional regulator, with product MITAVTDSVRVTRAHGRRITESGEWGMSFTPIAVLGVHVLLRGSGWLVTADRPPVEVRPGDVVLVAAGAEHGLASSPVPLAGLPPFELAHVPEPPGAADFEFLCGAYPMVNGRVPQLVRQLPPVLAVTPDYERDPELRVVIDMLRTDLAEPGAGTETVRAALIDLLLVHVLRCVRPEEWPATTAPGVASALREIHDQPHRAWTVDRLSAVAGMSRTTFTRQFTAAVGMPPMSYLLDWRLTAAARLLQRSPAPLAAVARQVGYATEYGFATAFRRKYGISPGRFRTGGALPGENRADRRRRLGP from the coding sequence ATGATCACCGCCGTGACCGACAGTGTGCGGGTCACCCGCGCGCACGGGCGCCGGATCACCGAGTCGGGCGAGTGGGGCATGAGCTTCACCCCCATCGCGGTGCTCGGCGTGCACGTCCTGCTGCGGGGTTCGGGCTGGCTGGTCACCGCCGACCGGCCGCCGGTCGAGGTGCGGCCCGGCGATGTCGTGCTGGTGGCCGCGGGCGCCGAACACGGGCTGGCCAGTTCCCCTGTCCCGCTGGCCGGGTTGCCGCCGTTCGAGCTGGCGCACGTGCCCGAGCCGCCCGGCGCGGCCGACTTCGAGTTCCTCTGCGGGGCCTACCCCATGGTCAACGGCCGGGTGCCGCAGCTCGTCCGGCAGTTGCCGCCGGTGCTCGCGGTAACCCCCGACTACGAGCGCGACCCCGAGTTGCGCGTGGTCATCGACATGCTGCGGACCGACCTGGCCGAGCCCGGGGCCGGCACCGAGACCGTCCGGGCCGCGCTCATCGACCTGCTGCTGGTGCACGTGCTGCGCTGCGTACGGCCGGAGGAGTGGCCGGCAACGACCGCGCCGGGCGTCGCCAGTGCCCTGCGCGAGATCCACGACCAGCCGCACCGGGCCTGGACGGTGGACCGGCTCAGTGCCGTGGCGGGCATGTCGCGTACCACGTTCACCAGGCAGTTCACCGCCGCGGTGGGGATGCCGCCGATGTCCTACCTGCTCGACTGGCGGCTGACCGCGGCGGCCCGGCTGCTCCAGCGGAGCCCGGCCCCGCTGGCGGCCGTGGCCCGGCAGGTCGGATATGCGACCGAATACGGCTTCGCCACCGCTTTCCGCCGCAAGTACGGCATCTCCCCTGGCCGGTTCCGCACCGGCGGCGCGCTGCCCGGCGAAAACCGTGCCGACCGGCGCCGTAGGCTGGGGCCGTGA
- a CDS encoding acyl-CoA dehydrogenase: protein MNPTLASVRETGAFALRTPKDHGGSWETATVIAQTLAELGRSDPAAAWVAGTCLTGKTLAARSFGPAGAERVFADPDSLFCGSGSPTGRGEPGPDGIRLTGRWANISGCLDADWAVLGALVGGTFSLVAVPLTDLTIDRTWDMAGMRDTESHSVVAADVLVPADLVAPLRLPGDPADMTLFGLSVLAPVVGATFGALDLIDAMFASDRKPYLTSYASMGESPGARHWLAQATHLAGRAERTMLAVAEGAPGTGMELADAARDCRSAVDLMLDLHGASGFAMANPLQRFWRDVAVGSRHPHLNPYLAVERFTVPSGS from the coding sequence GTGAATCCAACCCTCGCCTCCGTACGGGAAACCGGCGCTTTCGCCCTCCGCACGCCCAAGGACCACGGCGGGTCCTGGGAGACCGCCACCGTCATCGCGCAAACCCTCGCTGAGCTGGGCCGCAGCGACCCGGCCGCGGCCTGGGTCGCGGGCACCTGCCTAACCGGCAAGACGCTGGCGGCCCGCAGCTTCGGTCCGGCCGGGGCCGAGCGGGTCTTCGCCGATCCGGACTCGCTGTTCTGCGGTTCGGGGTCACCGACCGGCCGCGGTGAGCCCGGCCCGGACGGGATCCGGCTGACCGGCCGCTGGGCGAACATCTCCGGCTGCCTGGATGCCGATTGGGCGGTGCTGGGCGCCCTGGTCGGCGGAACGTTCTCGCTGGTCGCCGTGCCGCTCACGGACCTGACGATCGACCGTACGTGGGACATGGCGGGCATGCGTGACACCGAGAGCCACTCCGTGGTGGCCGCGGACGTGCTGGTGCCGGCCGACCTGGTGGCGCCGTTGCGGCTGCCCGGCGATCCGGCCGACATGACGCTGTTCGGCCTCAGCGTGCTGGCGCCGGTGGTGGGCGCCACGTTCGGTGCGCTGGACCTGATCGACGCGATGTTCGCCTCGGACCGTAAGCCGTACCTGACGTCGTACGCGAGCATGGGGGAGTCGCCGGGCGCGCGGCACTGGCTGGCGCAGGCGACGCACCTGGCCGGGCGCGCCGAACGCACCATGCTCGCCGTGGCGGAGGGCGCGCCGGGCACCGGCATGGAGCTGGCGGACGCGGCGCGTGACTGCCGGTCCGCGGTGGACCTGATGCTGGATCTGCACGGCGCGAGCGGGTTCGCGATGGCGAACCCGTTGCAGCGTTTCTGGCGTGACGTGGCGGTCGGTAGCCGGCACCCGCACCTCAACCCCTATCTGGCGGTCGAGCGGTTCACGGTACCGAGCGGATCCTGA
- a CDS encoding MFS transporter — protein MSVTQGAPAALAEPVVPVRRSWIGLLFAANLGLWMVFFTPVQVLLPEQIDDLGVAGKEAALGWVTALGALVAIVVNPAAGALSDRTRLRLGNRAYGRRHVWTLAGTVVTVLSLVVLAGAGNLATVALGWAGAQVGLNVMLATLTAAVPDRVPVLQRGLVSGWIGMPQALGLVLGAVLVTAVVTATFSGYVLIAVVLCALAVPFVVLTPDDPLPATAGTRAPSTKLWRIFAENPDYAWAWGTRFLIQLGNALGTLYMLYFLTDEVRVADPDTGLLISILIYTAGMVATAVIGGRISDRTGRRKVFVVWSGMVIAVAALLLAIWPTWTATLIAAALFGAGYGVYLAVDTALITQVLPAAVDRAKDLGVINIATAAPQVLGPAMAAPIVTHLGGYPALYVLTAVVTVLGAVFVVRIRSVP, from the coding sequence ATGAGCGTCACCCAGGGGGCACCGGCTGCGCTCGCGGAACCGGTCGTGCCGGTGCGGCGCTCGTGGATCGGGCTGTTGTTCGCGGCCAACCTCGGCCTGTGGATGGTGTTCTTCACCCCGGTGCAGGTGTTGCTGCCCGAGCAGATCGACGACCTCGGGGTGGCCGGCAAGGAGGCCGCGCTGGGCTGGGTGACCGCCCTCGGCGCGCTGGTCGCCATCGTTGTCAACCCCGCGGCGGGTGCGCTCTCCGACCGGACCCGGCTGCGGCTGGGCAACCGCGCGTACGGACGCCGGCACGTCTGGACGCTGGCCGGCACGGTGGTGACCGTGCTGTCGCTGGTGGTGCTCGCCGGCGCGGGCAACCTGGCCACCGTGGCGCTCGGCTGGGCGGGGGCGCAGGTCGGCCTGAACGTCATGCTCGCCACGCTGACGGCCGCGGTCCCGGACCGGGTGCCGGTGCTGCAGCGCGGCCTGGTCTCCGGGTGGATCGGCATGCCGCAGGCGCTCGGCCTGGTGCTGGGGGCCGTCCTGGTCACGGCCGTCGTGACTGCCACTTTCTCCGGGTACGTCCTGATCGCCGTGGTGCTGTGTGCTCTGGCCGTACCCTTCGTGGTCCTGACGCCGGACGACCCGCTGCCCGCGACCGCCGGCACCCGCGCGCCCAGCACGAAGCTCTGGCGGATCTTCGCGGAGAACCCGGATTACGCCTGGGCCTGGGGCACCCGGTTCCTGATCCAGCTGGGCAACGCCCTGGGCACGCTGTACATGCTGTACTTCCTGACCGACGAGGTGCGCGTGGCCGACCCGGACACCGGGCTGCTCATCTCGATCCTGATCTACACGGCGGGCATGGTGGCCACGGCGGTGATCGGCGGGCGCATCTCCGACCGCACCGGCCGCCGCAAGGTCTTCGTGGTCTGGTCCGGCATGGTGATCGCGGTCGCGGCGCTGCTGCTGGCCATCTGGCCGACCTGGACCGCCACCCTGATCGCCGCGGCGCTGTTCGGTGCGGGCTACGGGGTCTATCTGGCCGTCGACACCGCGCTGATCACCCAGGTGCTGCCGGCGGCCGTGGACCGCGCGAAGGACCTGGGCGTCATCAACATCGCCACGGCGGCGCCGCAGGTGCTCGGCCCGGCCATGGCCGCCCCGATCGTCACCCATCTGGGCGGCTATCCGGCGCTGTACGTGCTGACCGCGGTCGTCACCGTGCTCGGCGCGGTCTTCGTGGTCAGGATCCGCTCGGTACCGTGA
- a CDS encoding dihydrofolate reductase family protein, with the protein MAKVVAVEYVTLDGVFEEPRWSGPYFNDELSSWQDSNLREADALLLGRRTYEGFKAAWPQMEEATGDFGKKMNAMPKHVATTTLTEPEWAATFLTGEVAGAVAELKAGPGTLLINGSAELVNYLTRHNLIDEYRIMTFPLVVGEGRRLWHDGTKVALSQTTTWTTTTGVTVATYVPA; encoded by the coding sequence ATGGCCAAGGTTGTCGCGGTGGAGTACGTGACCCTCGACGGGGTGTTCGAGGAGCCGCGCTGGAGCGGTCCCTACTTCAACGACGAGCTCAGCAGCTGGCAGGACAGCAACCTGCGCGAGGCCGATGCGCTGCTGCTGGGCCGGCGTACGTACGAGGGCTTCAAGGCGGCGTGGCCGCAGATGGAGGAGGCCACCGGCGACTTCGGCAAGAAGATGAACGCCATGCCCAAGCACGTGGCCACCACGACGCTGACCGAGCCGGAATGGGCCGCCACGTTCCTCACCGGCGAGGTGGCCGGGGCGGTCGCCGAGCTCAAGGCCGGCCCCGGAACCCTGCTCATCAACGGCAGCGCCGAACTGGTCAACTACCTCACCCGGCACAACCTGATCGACGAGTACCGGATCATGACGTTCCCGCTCGTGGTGGGCGAGGGCCGCCGGCTCTGGCACGACGGCACCAAGGTGGCGCTGTCGCAGACGACCACGTGGACGACGACGACGGGCGTCACGGTCGCCACGTACGTTCCCGCATAG
- a CDS encoding methyl-accepting chemotaxis protein gives MARAQISHKLLALGLGSVLGTAAVLVGVGAWQSDAFADRTETQVAKLTNDDLNRTSTEIYQLVKSVGDEVQAGVNRQMTTADAALAAAGGAGRQRRTTTWTATNQVSQAKTTVKLPRFSVGGKWLGQNTDLDVTTPFVDSTAALTGLTVTVFQRMNDNGDLLRVGTNVKSATGTRAIGTYIPAANADGSPNAVAAAIKSGKGFRGVAQVVGTWFITAYDPIKDADGTVIGALFVGLPQATALANLTDAIAASEVRDNGSVVVYSTNAADKGRIIASSLPNPPTDAQLDATDARGTKYVEQIVTEAAKLSDNSTFRATYQLPGASGAPAGDTTTTVSYYKPYSWAIAVNGYDADTSGAADAVRDGRRDMLIAFLIAAVLLAIAGGALAAWQARRIASRLGRLTAALTRLARRDLTVRSTESGHDEIGRAGTALNTAVSELREVMVEVTGASHEVSKSAGQVAATGAELTGSAATAADRAGSASNAAEEISHVVQTVAAGAEEMGASISEISSNAQDAAQAGRDGVGLTATASGVIDELRVSTGKIADVVRLIASIAEQTNLLALNATIEAARAGDLGKGFAVVAGEVKDLAQETAKATEDVTARVSAIEADTARAVAAINAITATIAQVNDYQTAIAAAVEEQAATTAEMSRNITEVATGSQDIATGISAVSGAVESTRSAVVVSHQAADELNATARRLTVLVDRFTV, from the coding sequence ATGGCGCGCGCTCAGATCAGTCACAAACTTCTCGCTCTCGGCCTGGGCAGTGTGCTCGGCACCGCGGCGGTGCTCGTCGGGGTCGGGGCCTGGCAGAGCGACGCCTTCGCCGACCGCACCGAGACGCAGGTCGCGAAGCTGACCAACGATGATCTGAACCGCACCTCGACCGAGATCTACCAGCTGGTCAAGTCGGTGGGCGACGAGGTGCAGGCCGGCGTCAACCGGCAGATGACCACCGCCGACGCGGCACTCGCGGCGGCCGGTGGCGCGGGCCGGCAGCGCCGCACCACCACGTGGACCGCGACAAACCAGGTCAGCCAGGCCAAGACCACCGTGAAGCTGCCGCGCTTCTCGGTCGGCGGCAAGTGGCTGGGCCAGAACACCGACCTCGACGTCACCACCCCGTTCGTCGACTCCACGGCCGCGCTCACCGGGCTCACCGTCACCGTCTTCCAGCGCATGAACGACAACGGTGACCTGCTGCGGGTGGGCACGAACGTCAAGTCGGCCACGGGCACCCGGGCGATCGGCACGTACATCCCCGCCGCCAACGCCGACGGCTCCCCGAACGCGGTCGCCGCGGCGATCAAGTCCGGCAAGGGCTTCCGCGGGGTCGCCCAGGTGGTCGGCACCTGGTTCATCACCGCCTACGACCCGATCAAGGACGCCGACGGTACGGTCATCGGCGCCCTGTTCGTCGGCCTGCCGCAGGCCACCGCGCTGGCCAACCTGACCGACGCCATCGCCGCCAGCGAGGTCCGCGACAACGGCTCGGTGGTCGTGTACAGCACCAACGCCGCCGACAAGGGCCGGATCATCGCGTCGAGCCTGCCCAACCCGCCGACCGACGCGCAGCTGGACGCCACCGACGCCAGGGGCACCAAGTACGTCGAGCAGATCGTCACCGAGGCCGCCAAGCTCAGCGACAACTCCACGTTCCGCGCCACCTACCAGCTGCCCGGCGCCTCGGGTGCCCCGGCCGGGGACACCACCACGACGGTGTCGTACTACAAGCCGTACTCGTGGGCCATCGCGGTCAACGGCTACGACGCCGACACCTCCGGGGCCGCCGACGCGGTGCGCGACGGGCGCCGCGACATGCTCATCGCCTTCCTGATCGCTGCCGTGCTGCTGGCCATCGCCGGTGGCGCCCTCGCCGCCTGGCAGGCCCGCCGGATCGCCAGCCGCCTGGGCCGGCTGACCGCGGCGCTGACCCGGCTGGCCCGGCGGGACCTGACGGTGCGCAGCACGGAGAGCGGGCACGACGAGATCGGCCGGGCCGGCACGGCGCTCAACACCGCCGTCAGCGAGCTGCGGGAGGTCATGGTCGAGGTCACCGGCGCCTCGCACGAGGTGTCGAAGTCGGCCGGCCAGGTCGCGGCGACCGGCGCGGAGCTGACCGGGTCGGCGGCCACCGCGGCCGACCGGGCCGGGTCGGCCAGCAACGCCGCCGAGGAGATCTCGCACGTCGTGCAGACCGTCGCCGCCGGCGCCGAGGAGATGGGCGCATCGATCAGTGAGATCTCGAGCAACGCGCAGGACGCCGCGCAGGCCGGCCGGGACGGGGTGGGCCTGACCGCCACCGCCTCGGGCGTGATCGACGAGCTGCGGGTGTCCACCGGCAAGATCGCCGACGTGGTCCGGCTGATCGCCAGCATCGCCGAGCAGACCAACCTGCTCGCGCTGAACGCGACGATCGAGGCGGCCCGGGCCGGCGACCTGGGCAAGGGCTTCGCGGTGGTCGCGGGCGAGGTCAAGGACCTGGCCCAGGAGACCGCGAAGGCGACCGAGGACGTCACCGCCCGGGTGTCGGCGATCGAGGCCGACACCGCCAGGGCGGTCGCGGCGATCAACGCGATCACCGCAACCATCGCGCAGGTCAACGACTATCAGACGGCGATCGCGGCGGCGGTCGAGGAGCAGGCGGCCACCACGGCCGAGATGTCGCGCAACATCACCGAGGTGGCTACCGGCAGCCAGGACATCGCGACCGGCATCAGCGCGGTCAGCGGCGCGGTGGAGAGCACCCGCAGCGCGGTGGTGGTGTCGCACCAGGCGGCCGACGAGCTCAACGCCACCGCCCGGCGGCTCACCGTGCTGGTCGACCGCTTCACCGTGTAA
- the aceE gene encoding pyruvate dehydrogenase (acetyl-transferring), homodimeric type, producing the protein MATERKRPVITDGLPSQLPDIDPEETSEWVESLDGVIDEGGAKRARYVMLRLLERARERQVGVPPLTSTDYINTIAPEQEPWFPGDEMVERRIRAYIRWNAAMLVHRAQRPEIGVGGHISTYASSASLYEVGMNHFFRGKDHPGGGDHIFFQGHASPGMYARAYLEGRLTEHDLDGFRQELSHPGGGLPSYPHPRLMPNFWEFPTVSMGIGPLNAIYQARFNRYLHNRGIKDTSQQHVWAFLGDGEMDEVESLGAIGLAAREELDNLTFVINCNLQRLDGPVRGNGKVIQELESFFRGAGWNVIKVIWGREWDALLAKDTDGALVNLMNVTPDGDFQTYKGESGAYVRENFFGRDPRTRKLVEGMSDDEVWNLKRGGHDYRKLYAAYKAATEHTGQPTVILAHTIKGWTLGSHFEARNATHQMKKLTLDDLKGFRDRLYLDISDKQLEDNPYLPPYFHPGEKSDELQYLQERRRALGGYLPSRRTKTIPLAIPESARFGDVKRGSGKQKVATTMAFVRLLKDIMKDKEFGARWVPIIPDEARTFGMDSLFPTRKIYSPHGQNYTSVDRELFLSYKEAINGQILHEGINEAGSTASFIAAGTSYATHGEPMIPLYIFYSMFGFQRTADELWAASDQMARGFLLGATAGRTTLNGEGLQHEDGHSLLIAATNPAVVAYDPAFAFEIAHIVENGLHRMYGEQQENVYYYLTVYNEPILQPKEPEGVDVEGLLKGIYRYAAAPQTDGPKAQLLASGTGMQWAIKAQQLLAQDWGVGADVWSVTSWTELRRDAVETEEHNLLNPGDQPRKPYIQTKLEGTDGPVVAVSDWMRAVPDLISRWVPNAYTSLGTDGFGMSDTRHALRRHFHVDAESVVVATLRQLALKGEVPAHVPAEAAKKYAIDDISAAPVGETGGDS; encoded by the coding sequence GTGGCCACGGAACGCAAGCGCCCGGTGATCACTGACGGCCTGCCGAGCCAGCTTCCGGACATCGACCCCGAGGAAACCAGCGAGTGGGTCGAGTCGCTCGACGGAGTCATCGACGAAGGCGGCGCCAAACGAGCGCGATACGTCATGCTGCGCCTGCTCGAGCGGGCCCGGGAGCGACAGGTCGGCGTCCCGCCGCTGACCTCCACCGACTACATCAACACGATCGCCCCGGAGCAGGAACCCTGGTTCCCCGGCGACGAGATGGTGGAACGGCGGATCCGCGCCTACATCCGCTGGAACGCCGCGATGCTGGTGCACCGCGCGCAGCGCCCGGAGATCGGCGTGGGCGGGCACATCTCGACCTACGCCTCCAGCGCCAGCCTCTACGAGGTCGGCATGAACCACTTCTTCCGCGGCAAGGACCACCCCGGCGGCGGCGACCACATCTTCTTCCAGGGGCACGCCTCCCCCGGCATGTACGCCCGGGCGTACCTCGAGGGCCGGCTCACCGAGCACGACCTGGACGGCTTCCGCCAGGAGCTCTCGCACCCCGGCGGCGGCCTGCCGAGCTACCCGCACCCGCGGCTGATGCCCAACTTCTGGGAGTTCCCGACGGTCAGCATGGGCATCGGCCCGCTGAACGCGATCTACCAGGCCCGGTTCAACCGCTACCTGCACAACCGCGGCATCAAGGACACCAGCCAGCAGCACGTCTGGGCGTTCCTGGGCGACGGCGAGATGGACGAGGTGGAGTCGCTCGGCGCGATCGGCCTGGCCGCCCGCGAGGAGCTGGACAACCTCACCTTCGTCATCAACTGCAACCTGCAGCGGCTCGACGGCCCGGTGCGCGGCAACGGCAAGGTCATCCAGGAGCTGGAGTCGTTCTTCCGCGGCGCCGGCTGGAACGTCATCAAGGTCATCTGGGGCCGCGAGTGGGACGCCCTGCTCGCCAAGGACACCGACGGCGCCCTGGTCAACCTCATGAACGTCACGCCCGACGGCGACTTCCAGACCTACAAGGGCGAGTCCGGCGCGTACGTCCGGGAGAACTTCTTCGGCCGCGACCCGCGCACCCGCAAGCTGGTCGAGGGCATGAGCGACGACGAGGTCTGGAACCTCAAGCGCGGCGGTCACGACTACCGCAAGCTCTACGCGGCGTACAAGGCGGCCACCGAGCACACCGGCCAGCCGACCGTCATCCTGGCCCACACCATCAAGGGCTGGACGCTGGGCTCGCACTTCGAGGCCCGCAACGCCACCCACCAGATGAAGAAGCTGACGCTGGACGACCTCAAGGGCTTCCGCGACCGGCTCTACCTCGACATCAGCGACAAGCAGCTCGAGGACAACCCGTACCTCCCGCCGTACTTCCACCCCGGTGAGAAGTCCGACGAGCTGCAGTACCTGCAGGAGCGCCGCCGTGCGCTGGGCGGATACCTGCCGTCGCGGCGCACCAAGACGATCCCGCTGGCGATCCCGGAGTCGGCGAGGTTCGGCGATGTCAAGCGCGGCTCGGGCAAGCAGAAGGTCGCCACCACGATGGCCTTCGTCCGCCTGCTCAAGGACATCATGAAGGACAAGGAGTTCGGGGCCCGCTGGGTGCCGATCATCCCGGACGAGGCGCGTACGTTCGGCATGGACTCGCTGTTCCCGACCCGCAAGATCTACTCGCCGCACGGCCAGAACTACACCTCGGTCGACCGCGAGCTGTTCCTGTCGTACAAGGAAGCGATCAACGGGCAGATCCTGCACGAGGGCATCAACGAGGCCGGGTCGACCGCGAGCTTCATCGCCGCCGGCACGTCGTACGCCACCCACGGCGAACCGATGATCCCGCTGTACATCTTCTACTCGATGTTCGGCTTCCAGCGCACCGCGGACGAGCTGTGGGCCGCCTCCGACCAGATGGCCCGGGGCTTCCTGCTCGGTGCGACCGCGGGCCGCACCACGCTCAACGGTGAGGGCCTGCAGCACGAGGACGGGCACTCGCTGCTGATCGCGGCGACCAACCCGGCCGTGGTGGCGTACGACCCGGCGTTCGCGTTCGAGATCGCGCACATCGTCGAGAACGGCCTGCACCGCATGTACGGCGAGCAGCAGGAGAACGTCTACTACTACCTCACGGTCTACAACGAGCCGATCCTGCAGCCCAAGGAGCCCGAGGGCGTCGACGTCGAGGGGCTGCTCAAGGGCATCTACCGCTATGCCGCCGCACCGCAGACCGACGGTCCCAAGGCGCAGCTGCTGGCCTCCGGCACGGGCATGCAGTGGGCGATCAAGGCCCAGCAGCTGCTGGCTCAGGACTGGGGCGTGGGCGCCGACGTGTGGTCGGTGACCTCCTGGACCGAGCTGCGGCGCGACGCGGTCGAGACCGAGGAGCACAACCTGCTCAACCCGGGCGACCAGCCGCGGAAGCCGTACATCCAGACCAAGCTGGAGGGCACCGACGGCCCGGTGGTGGCCGTCAGTGACTGGATGCGCGCGGTGCCCGACCTGATCAGCCGCTGGGTGCCGAACGCCTACACGTCGCTGGGCACCGACGGCTTCGGCATGAGCGACACCCGCCACGCGCTGCGCCGCCACTTCCACGTGGATGCGGAGTCGGTGGTCGTCGCCACACTGCGCCAGCTCGCGCTGAAGGGCGAGGTGCCGGCGCACGTGCCGGCCGAGGCGGCCAAGAAGTACGCGATCGACGACATCAGCGCCGCGCCCGTCGGGGAGACCGGCGGCGACAGCTGA
- a CDS encoding YjbQ family protein: METTVITVRTGSEPVVRDITGEAEQFARGRGDGLLHVFVPHATAGIAIIETGAGSDEDLLTAIDDLLPAEDKWRHRHGSRGHGRDHVLPAWIPPYATLPVLDGRIALGTWQSICLVDPNGDNPERQVRFSFLQG, translated from the coding sequence ATGGAAACCACCGTGATCACCGTGCGGACGGGCAGCGAGCCGGTCGTCCGCGACATCACGGGCGAGGCCGAGCAGTTCGCCCGCGGCCGCGGCGACGGCCTGCTGCACGTCTTCGTCCCGCACGCGACCGCCGGCATCGCCATCATCGAGACCGGCGCCGGGTCGGACGAGGACCTGCTGACCGCGATCGACGACCTGCTGCCCGCCGAGGACAAGTGGCGGCACCGGCACGGGTCGCGCGGGCACGGCCGGGACCACGTGCTGCCGGCCTGGATCCCGCCGTATGCGACGCTGCCGGTGCTCGACGGCCGCATCGCGCTGGGCACCTGGCAGTCGATCTGCCTGGTCGACCCCAACGGCGACAACCCCGAACGCCAGGTGCGGTTCAGTTTTCTCCAGGGTTGA